CCGACGCACAATTACGCCGGGCTGAGTCCCGGCAATCTTGCCTCGGCGAATAATGCCGGAGCGATATCGCGCCCACGTGATGCGGCTTTGCAGGGTGTTGCCAAAATGCAGGCCAATCTCGACCTCGGTCTGGCACAGGGCTTTTTCATGCCGCTGCCCCGCCCCGATCATGGCTGGCTGAAATCGCTGGCGACCGATTATGTCAGCGCCGATCCGCATATCCGTGCCGCAGCGTTCTCGGCCTCGTCCATGTGGGCCGCCAATGCTGCCACCGTCAGCCCGGCGCCGGACAGTCATGACGGACGCTGCCATCTCACTGTCGCCAATCTGGTGACCATGCCGCATCGCAGCCATGAATGGCCCGATACGCTGGCGCAGCTGCAACTGGCCTTTGCCGATGGTGATCATTTCGCGGTGCACGGGCCGGTGCCGCCGCCCTATGGCGATGAGGGCGCGGCCAATCATATGCGGCTCTGCCCGGCCCATGGCGAGGTCGGCATAGAAGTGTTTGTCTATGGTCGTTCAGGGGGTTCCTTTCCGGCGCGTCAGCATGAGGAAGCCAGCCGCGCTATAGCCCGTCGCCATGGGCTGGATCAGGCCAACACACTGTTTATCGAACAGTCACCTGTAGCGATTGAAGCCGGCGCGTTTCACAATGATGTCGTCGCGGTTGCCAATGAGAATGTGCTGTTCACCCATGAGCAGGCCTTTGCCGATCGCGATGCGGCGCTGGCCGACATTCGTGCGCATTGCCCCTGGGCAGAGATTGTCGAGGTACCGGCATCGGCGGTGTCGCTCGCCGATGCCATTCGCAGCTATCTGTTCAACGCCCAGCTGGTGACATTGCCTGATAGTGCAGGGATGGCCTTGATCCTGCCCACCGAGGCGCAGAAGACCCCGGCGGTGTGGCACTGGCTGCAGGATATGGTGGCAGGCAATGGTCCGATTCGCCGTCTTGTTCCGGTCGATGTCCGCCAATCCATGGCCAATGGCGGCGGTCCTGCCTGTCTGCGGCTGCGTGTGGTTGCGGATCCGGCAACAGTCGACAGCCGCTTCATCGCCACGGCCCAGCAGCTTGCACATATTGCATCGGTCGTTGAGGAATACTGGCCAGAGCAGATTCACGCCGATGACATCGGCTCACCGGAACTGGTCGCACAGGCTGTGGCGGCCCGCAGCGCATTGCTGGCAACGCT
Above is a genomic segment from Pseudomonadota bacterium containing:
- a CDS encoding N-succinylarginine dihydrolase produces the protein MPLTEINFDGIIGPTHNYAGLSPGNLASANNAGAISRPRDAALQGVAKMQANLDLGLAQGFFMPLPRPDHGWLKSLATDYVSADPHIRAAAFSASSMWAANAATVSPAPDSHDGRCHLTVANLVTMPHRSHEWPDTLAQLQLAFADGDHFAVHGPVPPPYGDEGAANHMRLCPAHGEVGIEVFVYGRSGGSFPARQHEEASRAIARRHGLDQANTLFIEQSPVAIEAGAFHNDVVAVANENVLFTHEQAFADRDAALADIRAHCPWAEIVEVPASAVSLADAIRSYLFNAQLVTLPDSAGMALILPTEAQKTPAVWHWLQDMVAGNGPIRRLVPVDVRQSMANGGGPACLRLRVVADPATVDSRFIATAQQLAHIASVVEEYWPEQIHADDIGSPELVAQAVAARSALLATLGLGELEAPVAKALSV